In Quercus lobata isolate SW786 chromosome 12, ValleyOak3.0 Primary Assembly, whole genome shotgun sequence, a genomic segment contains:
- the LOC115972102 gene encoding 50S ribosomal protein L19, chloroplastic: MASKLLPQALIITPTQCPSRKLGFSTFLSRRPSSSFVSGAPTSTSRVSSPSIPWNFSPVVAALPKPSFVVRADSTSEAEVVADDNVEDNEAVEESEEPEAEVESEEAKPPRKPRVKLGDVMGILNKRAIEAAEKERPVPDIRTGDILEIKLEVPENKRRLSVYKGIVISRQNAGIHTTIRIRRIIAGVGVEIVFPLYSPNIKEIKVVKHRKVRRARLYYLRDKLPRLSTFK, translated from the exons atggCTTCGAAGCTTCTTCCTCAGGCTCTCATAATCACTCCTACTCAATGTCCTTCCAGAAAGCTAGGGTTTTCCACGTTTCTCTCTCGCCGTCCCTCTTCTTCCTTCGTTTCCGGTGCTCCCACTTCCACCTCTAGGGTTTCATCCCCCTCAATCCCATGGAATTTCAGCCCCGTTGTCGCTGCGCTGCCGAAACCGTCTTTCGTTGTGAGAGCAGATTCCACCTCCGAAGCAGAGGTAGTGGCTGACGATAATGTTGAAGACAATGAAGCTGTTGAAGAATCTGAGGAACCGGAGGCTGAGGTTGAGTCTGAGGAAGCCAAGCCGCCGAGGAAGCCTCGGGTTAAACTCGGAGATGTGATGGGG ATATTGAATAAGAGGGCAATTGAGGCGGCAGAGAAGGAGAGGCCAGTCCCAGATATTAGAACAGGAgatattttggaaattaaattg GAAGTTCCTGAAAATAAGCGTAGGTTGTCCGTCTACAAAGGGATTGTTATTTCAAGACAAAATGCTGGTATTCACACAACTATCCGGATTCGCAGAATTATTGCTGGCGTAGGGGTTGAGATTGTTTTCCCTCT TTACTCACCGAACATCAAAGAAATTAAAGTAGTAAAACACAGGAAGGTCAGGAGGGCAAGGTTGTACTACCTGAGAGACAAGCTTCCCAGGCTCTCCACTTTTAAATAA
- the LOC115972364 gene encoding putative glycerol-3-phosphate transporter 4 translates to MSRSSDTTRRTPPGILLMRSIRGKDWSFSTYRYVVLFVTFIAYACYHASRKPTSIVKSVLYPDPNRPLGNGQYPWPIANVFIKERFSDTGINRMRNKGWAPFNGPDGTSKLGEIDVAFLACYSLGMYVAGHLGDTLDLRLFLTTGMIGSGIFVGIFGMGYFWNVHVFWFFLLMQMVAGLFQATGWPSVVAVIGNWFGKRKRGLIMGIWNAHTSVGNITGSLLAASVLNYGWGWSFIVPGALIVMGGILVYFFLPAYPEDIGFTCPQGSATNAVAEPNDEEAQISKRNVVGGEINSASQHGSVRRKSVGLLEACSIPGVIPFALCLFFAKLVAYTFLYWLPFYLSQTEIGGEYVSVRSAGNLSTLFDVGGIVGGILAGYMSDKLNARATTAASFMYAAIPSMLLYRTYGSISKTVNIILMMAAGLFINGPYALITTAVSADLGTHSSLRGDSRALATVTAIIDGTGSMGAALGPLLTGFISTQGWDAVFVMLMIGALIAGLLLSRLVIAELSEKTCKPMSQSSGQQSIGAPVTQPLLSDRR, encoded by the exons ATGTCTCGGAGTTCTGACACAACAAGGCGAACCCCACCTGGGATTTTGCTTATGAGAAGCATTAGAGGCAAGGATTGGAGCTTTTCTACTTACAGATATGTGGTTTTGTTTGTTACATTCATTGCATATGCTTGTTATCATGCTTCTCGAAAACCCACTAGCATAGTTAAGAGTGTATTGTATCCTGATCCCAATAGGCCCCTTGGCAATGGGCAGTACCCTTGGCCAATTGCCAATGTGTTTATCAAGGAGAGATTTTCAGATACTGGCATAAATAGGATGAGGAACAAGGGTTGGGCTCCGTTTAATGGACCCGACGGGACATCAAAATTAGGGGAGATTGATGTTGCATTTCTTGCTTGTTACTCTTTGGGAATGTATGTTGCAGGCCACTTGGGCGATACGTTGGATCTTCGGTTGTTTCTGACGACCGGGATGATTGGGAGTGGAATTTTTGTTGGGATATTTGGGATGGGATATTTTTGGAATGTGCAtgtgttttggttttttcttttaatgcaAATGGTTGCTGGATTGTTTCAAGCAACTGGTTGGCCTTCGGTCGTTGCTGTTATTGGCAATTGGTTTGGGAAGAGGAAGAGGGGTTTGATAATGGGTATTTGGAATGCACATACTTCGGTTGGGAATATTACTGGATCTCTCCTTGCTGCTAGTGTTTTGAACTACGGGTGGGGCTGGTCTTTCATAGTTCCCGGTGCATTAATAGTCATGGGAGGCATACTGGTTTACTTTTTCTTGCCTGCTTACCCTGAGGATATTGGATTTACTTGCCCACAAGGTTCAGCTACGAATGCAGTGGCAGAGCCTAATGATGAAGAAGCTCAGATAAGTAAAAGAAATGTTGTTGGAGGGGAAATAAATAGTGCTTCCCAACATGGATCAGTGAGAAGAAAAAGTGTCGGGCTCCTTGAAGCTTGTTCTATTCCAGGAGTGATACCATTTGCATTGTGCCTTTTCTTTGCGAAGCTTGTGGCCTACACGTTTCTGTACTGGTTACCATTCTATTTAAGTCAGACAG AAATTGGTGGAGAGTATGTTTCTGTAAGATCCGCTGGAAATCTGTCTACTTTGTTTGATGTAGGAGGCATTGTTGGGGGAATCCTAGCTGGCTACATGTCTGATAAACTTAATGCTCGTGCTACTACAGCTGCCAGCTTCATGTATGCTGCAATTCCTTCAATGCTATTATATCGAACATATGGGAGTATTTCGAAGACTGTCAACATCATACTTATGATGGCTGCTGGCTTGTTTATAAATGGACCCTATGCACTCATTACCACTGCAGTTTCTGCTGACCTTGGCACACATAGTTCTCTTCGAGGAGATTCTCGAGCACTGGCAACAGTGACTGCTATAATTGATGGTACAGGATCAATGGGTGCAGCTCTTGGCCCTCTTCTTACTGGGTTCATATCTACACAGGGATGGGATGCAGTTTTTGTGATGCTAATGATCGGTGCTCTTATTGCGGGGCTTCTTTTATCACGTCTAGTCATTGCTGAACTTTCTGAGAAAACTTGTAAACCAATGTCTCAATCCAGTGGCCAGCAAAGTATTGGAG CTCCTGTGACTCAACCACTTCTAAGTGATCGTAGGTGA